CGCGCTCGTCCGGATGGCCCAACCCTTCTCGCTGCGGCTGCCCGTCGTCGACGGGCACGGCAACTTCGGATCGCCCGACGACGGCCCGGCGGCCATGCGGTACACGGAGGCGCGGCTGGCCCCGGCCGCGCTGCTGATGACGGCCTCGCTGGACGAGGCGACCGTCGAGTTCGTGCCGAACTACGACGACCAGCTGACCCAGCCCGAGGTCCTGCCCGCGGCCTACCCCAACCTGCTGGTCAACGGCGCCAGCGGCATCGCGGTCGGCATGGCGACGAACATGGCCCCGCACAACCTCGTCGAGGTGATCGGCGCGGCGAGGCACCTGATCGCGCACCCCGACGCGACGCTCGACGATCTGATGCGCTTCGTTCCCGGGCCGGACCTGCCGACCGGCGGCCGGATCGTCGGCCTGGACGGGATCCGCGAGGCGTACGAGACGGGCCGCGGCACCTTCCGCACCCGGGCCACGGCTCGGGTGGAGGCGATCACCCCTCGCCGCAAGGGCATCGTGGTCACCGAGCTGCCGTACACGGTCGGCCCCGAGAAGGTGCGCGAGAAGATCGTGGACCTGGCCCGGGCGAAGAAGATCCAGGGCATCGCGGACGTCGTGGACCTGACCGACCGCAGCCACGGGCTGCGGCTCGTCATCGAGGTCAAGAACGGCTTCAACCCGGACGCCGTGCTCGAGCAGCTGTACAAGCTGACGCCGATGGAGGACTCCTTCGGCATCAACAACGTGGCGCTGGTCGACGGCCAGCCACGCACCCTCGGCCTGCGCGAGCTGCTGCGGGTCTACGTGGACTTCCGGATCGACGTGGTGCGTCGCCGCAGCCAGTTCCGGCTGGCCCGCCGCGAGGAGCGGCTGCACCTCGTCGAGGGCCTGCTGGTGGCCATCCTGGACATCGACGAGGTCATCGCGATCATCCGGTCCAGCGACGACGCGGACACCGCGCGGACCCGGCTGACCCAGGTGTTCGACCTGTCGACGCAGCAGGCTGAGTACATCCTCGAGCTCCGGCTGCGCCGGCTCACCAAGTTCAGCCGGATCGAGCTCGAGAAGGAGGCAGAGGAGCTGCGCCGCCAGATCGAGGAGCTGCGCGCCGTGCTCGGCGACGAGGGCGCGCTGCGACGCGTCGTCTCCGACGAGCTCGCCGAGGTCGCCAAGGCGCACGGCACTCCCCGGCGCACCGTCCTGCTGGCCTCGGCCGGTGCCCCGGCGACCGCGGCCACCCCCCTCGAGGTCGCCGACGACCCGTGCTGGGTGCTGCTCTCGTCGACCGGGCTGCTGGCCCGCACCGCGAGTGACGAGCCCCTCCCGCACTCCGGTGAGCGGCACCAGCACGACTCGATCCTGGCCGCGATCCGCACGACCGCCCGTGGCGAGGTGGCTCTGGTCACCTCCCGCGGCCGCGCTCGCCGGCTGTCCGTCCTCGAGCTGCCCTCCCTGCCACCGACGAACGGCTCCCCCAGCCTGGCCGGCGGTGCCCCGCTCGGCGCCTTCGTCGACCTCCCGGCGGGCGAGCGCGTGCTGACGCTGAGCTCGCTGGACGCCGGTTCGGTCGGCCTCGCGCTCGGCACCGCCCATGGCGTGGTCAAGCGGGTCGTCCCGGACCACCCGGGCGGCCGCGAGGAGTGGGAGCTGATCGGGCTCAAGGACGGCGACGAGGTCGTCGGTGCGGTCGAGCTCGCCACCGAGGCCGTGGAGCTGTGCTTCATCACCTCGGACGCCCAGCTGCTGCACTTCCCGGCGGCGTCCGTGCGACCTCAGGGCCGACCGGCCGGCGGCATGGCCGGCGTCAAGCTCGGGGCGGGCGCCACGGCCGTCTGGTTCGGCGCCGTGGACCCGGCGGCGGACGCCGTGGTGGTCACCGTCGCCGGGTCGACGGGGGCCCTGCCCGGCACCGAGCCTGGCGCCGTCAAGGTGACGCCCTGGTCGGAGTACCCCGGCAAGGGGCGCGCCACCGGCGGGGTCCGCTGCCACCGCTTCCTGCGGGGCGAGGACACGCTGATCCTCGGCTGGGCCGGTGCGACCCCCGCGCGGGCCAGCGCCGCGAACGGCAGCGCACTCGAGCTGCCCGCCGCCACCGGCAAGCGGGACGGGTCCGGCGTCCCGGCGCCGGCTCCGATCGCCGCGGTCACCGCTCCGGCCGGCCCGGTCTCCCCGGCGAACTGACGCTCGCGCCCTGACGCCCGCGCTGGGCGGGCGCCTGCTCGCGGTGGGACCCGCTCAGGCGTCGATGCGCTCGCGGTCGAGGTCGGCGGCGCCCTCGACGAGGAAGTCCTTGCGCGGGGCCACGTCCGACCCCATGAGCAGCTCGAAGACGCGCTCGGCGCGCTCGGCGTCCGGCACGGTGACGCGGCGCAGGGTGCGGTGCCGAGGGTCCATGGTCGTCTCGGCCAGCTGGTCGGCGTCCATCTCGCCCAGGCCCTTGTAGCGCTGGATGGGCTCCTTGTAACGCTTGCCCTTCTTCTCCAGCTGCTTGAGCAGCGTGCGCAGCTCGGTCTCGGAGTAGGTGTAGACGACCTCGTTCTTCTTGCTGCCCGGGTTGACGATCTCGACCCGGTGCAGGGGCGGCACCGCCGCGTACACCCGCCCTTCGTCCACCAGCGGGCGCATGTAGCGGAAGAACAGCGTGAGCAGCAGCGTGCGGATGTGCGCACCGTCGACGTCGGCGTCCGTCATCAGCACGATCCGGCCGTACCGGCGGGCCTCGAGGTCGAACGATCGGCCCGAGCCGGCGCCGACCACCTGGATGATGGAGGCGCACTCGGCGTTCTTGAGCATGTCCGCGACGGACGCCTTCTGGACGTTCAGGATCTTGCCGCGGATCGGCAGCAGCGCCTGGAAGTCGGACGAGCGGGCCAGCTTGGCGGTGCCCAGGGCGCTGTCCCCCTCGACGATGAACAGCTCGCTGCGCTCGAGGTCGGTCGTGCGGCAGTCGGCCAGCTTGGACGGCAGCGACGAGGTCTCGAGCGCGTTCTTGCGACGCTGCGTCTCCTTGTGCAGTCGCGCGCTGATCCGCGTCTTCATCTCGGCGACGACCTTCTCGAGCAGCAGCGCGGACTGCTGCTTGGCGCCGCGCTTGGTCGAGGTCAGCAGCTCAGTGAGCTCCTTCTCGACGACCCGGGACACGATGCCGCGCACCGCATTGGTGCCCAGCACCTCCTTCGTCTGGCCCTCGAACTGGGGCTCCGCGAGACGGACGGTCACCACGGCGGTCAGGCCCGCGAGCACGTCGTCCTTGTCGACCTTGTCGTTGCCGGCCTTCAGCCGCCGCGCGTTCGACTCGATTTGCTTGCGGAACGTCTTGATCAGCGCCGTCTCGAAGCCGGCCAGGTGGGTGCCGCCCTTGGGGGTCGCGATGATGTTCACGAACGAGCGGACGTGGGTGTCGTAGCCGATCCCCCAGCGCAGCGCGATGTCGACCTCGCACTCGCGCTCGACCTCGGTCGCCGTCATGTGGCCGCGCTCGTCCAGCACCGGCACCGTCTCGTGGAAGCGCCCGGTGCCGTGCAGTCGCCACACGTCCGTGACCGAGGTGTCGTGGGCCAGGAACTCGACGTACTCGGTGATGCCACCGTCGTGGTGGAACACCTCCTCGTGCGGGCCGTCCGCCCCCGGCGTCCCGGGGAGCCGTCGCTCGTCCCGGATCACCAGGGCCAGGCCGGGCACCAGGTAGGACGTCTGCCGGGCGCGCGTGACCAGGTCGTCGTAGGTGAACTCCGCCTCGCTCAGGAACACCTGCGGGTCGGACCAGTAGCGGATCCGGGTGCCCGTGACGCCCCGCTTGCCCCGGCCGACGTGCAGCTCCGAGCGGGAGACGAACGGCTCGAAGGCGGCGTCCGGCGAGGGCTGCGCCGTCCCGTCCTTGAACGTGCCGGGCTCACCGCGCCGGAAGCTCATCGAATGCACCTTGCCGCCACGCTCGACGTGCACGTCCAGCCGCGAGGACAACGCGTTGACGACGCTCGCGCCGACACCGTGCAGACCACCCGTGGCCGTGTAGGAGCTGCCGCCGAACTTGCCGCCCGCGTGCAGCTTGGTGAACACCACCTCGACGCCGGACAGGCCCGTTCGCGGCTCGATGTCGACCGGGATGCCCCGGCCGTCGTCGTGCACCTCGACCGAGCCATCAGCGTGCAGCGTCACCTCGATGCGGTGGCAGACCCCCGCCAGCGCCTCGTCGACGGCGTTGTCGATGATCTCCCACAGGCAGTGCATGAGCCCACGGCTGTCGGTGGAGCCGATGTACATGCCTGGCCGCTTGCGGACCGCCTCGAGACCCTCCAGCACCGACAGGTGTCGAGCGGTGTAGTCACCCTCCGTGACGGTCCTGCGGCGTGCTGCGGGCTGGGCGCTCAACGGTGGTGTGCTCCTGGTTCGCGAATCGGGCCGGACCTCTCAAGGCCCACCCGAAGGTTACCGATCCATACCGACAGACCGATGGAGGCAGGCCGCGCCGGAGGTCGAGCAGGGTTCAGCGTTCAGCGAACCGCCGGTCAAGCTGCACGGCGGGAACGTTCTGACGTGCTTGACTGTTATGCAGGTCGACGGCGCCGGACTTGCTCGGCGCCACCGTTGTCCCTGACGAGGAAAAGGAAGGTGACGTGACCAGTACTCTCGCCACCAGTCCGCTCACCGCTGCTGACCGTTGCGACCGGTGCGGGGCCCAGGCCTACGTCCGCGTGATGCTCCTGAGCGGGGGCGAGCTGCTGTTCTGCGCCCACCACGGCCGCGAGCACGCCCCGGCGCTGACGTCGGCCGCCGCGACCATCCAGGACGAGAGCGAGCGGCTCCGTGAGACGCCCGCTGTCGCGCCCGAGGACGAGCGCTGACCCCGACCCCCACGCACCTTCGAGAGGCCCCGGCGCACCGCGCCGGGGCCTTTCGCGTCCCGGCACGGGGGTCGCGGCCCTGCCAGACTCTGCCGCTGTGACCCCCCTCGACGTCCTGCTCGCGCTGGTGATCCTGGTCGGGCTGGCCGGTGTGGTCGTGCCCGTGCTGCCCGGACTGGTGCTGGTGCTCGGCGCCGTCCTGGTGTGGTCGCTGGAGCGTCAGGACGCGACGGGCTGGGTGGTACTCGCCGTCGTGACCGTGCTGTTCGCGGTCGGTCAGGTCGCCAAGTACCTGCTACCGGGCCGACGGCTGCGCGAGGCGGGAGTCCCCGCGTCCACCATGCTCGCCGGTGCGGCCCTGGGGATCGTCGGCTTCTTCGTCGTCCCCGTGGTCGGGCTGTTCCTCGGGTTCGTGCTCGGCGTGTACCTGGCCGAGCTGGCGCGCACCCGTACCCACGCCGACGCGTGGCCGTCGACCGTGCACGCCCTCAAGGCGGCCGGCTGGAGCATGCTCATCGAGCTCGCCGCCGGGCTGCTGATGACAGCCGCCTGGGTCGCCGGGCTGCTGGTCGCGTAGGGAGCCTAGACCGGGCGCGGAGTACCGCGAAAGCACCCGGCCCGGTAGGGCTGCCGTGGTAGTTTCCGAAGACGTAGATCGGTCCGGGAACGGTGCCCTGCACCCCTGACGGACGTGCGGCGGAGGATCGGGTGACGATGGGCGGCGGGCACCCCTACGACGGGCGACCCGCGACCACTTCCGCCTATCCGAACGGGTCGGCCCTGACCGACCACCGCGACGAGGCCGTGGTGGTTGGCGGCGGCTTCTACGGCCTACGGGTAGCCCTGTTCCTGCGTCAGCGGCTCGGCTTCCGGCACGTGCGCGTGTTCGAGATGCTGGACTCGGTCATGGAACGGGCCAGCTACGTCAACCAGGCCCGCGTCCACAACGGCTACCACTACCCGCGGAGCATCCTCACCGCCTACCGCTCACGGGTGAACTTCCCCGGCTTCGTGGACGAGTACCGGGACGCCGTCGTCGACGACTTCGACCACTACTACGCCATCGCTCGCGCTCACTCCAAGGTGAACGCCCGTCAGTTCGAGCTGTTCTGCACCCGGATCGGCGCGGCCTGGCGCCCGGCGCCGACGCCGATCGCGGCGATGTTCCACCCCGGTCGCATCGAGCGCAGCTACGCCGTCCGCGAGCCCGCCTTCGATGCACGGGTCCTGCGCGAGCTGCTGCTCGACCGGATCTCGCGGGCCGGCGGCATCGACATCAGCCTGGGCGACGAGGTGAGCTCGATCGCGGCTCTCCCGGACGGCCGAGTGCTGCTCGAGGCCAGCAGTGGCAGCTACACCGCCGACCGCGTCGTCGGAGCGGGCTACTCCCGGATCAACGTCCTGCACCGTTCGTCGCACCTCGAGCAGGTGGCGCTGCAGCACGAGATCAGCGAGATGGCGCTGGTCGAGCTGCCACCGGCGCTGCGCGGACTGGGTCTGACGGTGATGGATGGCCCGTTCTTCTCCGTGATGCCCTTCCCGAGTCGAGGCCTGCACACGCTCTCGCACGTTCGCTTCACCCCGCGCTACCGGTGGCGGGACGGCAGCGGGCAGCCCGCACTCGACCCCCAGGCCGTGTTCTCGATGGCAGACCGGACCTCCGGCTTCACCGGGATGCGGGCCGATGTCATCCGGTACGTTCCTGCGCTGGCTGCCATGCGGCAGGTGGACTCCCTGCGAGAGGTGAAGACGGTGCTGGCCAAGAGCGACCTCGACGACAGCAGGCCGATCCTCTACCGGCCCGACCACGGCATCGCGAACTACACCTGCATCATGGGCGGCAAGCTGGACAACATCTACGACGTCCTCTCCGAGCTGGAGCACGACAGTGTCAGTGCGTAGCCCCGTCGAGGGGAAGGTCGACGCGTTCGTCTCGGTCATCGCCGTCCTGGACGACGAGGTGCGTGACCCGGTGGCGTTCCTCGCATCGCTGCATGAGGTGGTGCAGGCCAACTACACCAACTACGAGGTGGTCGCGGTCCTCAACGGCTTGTCGGCCGAGCGCATCCCGCAGATCCGCGCGCTGCTGTCGACCCTCCCGTGCATCCGGGTGCTGAGGCTGTCGCGCTCGTTCGGGGTGGACACCGCCATCTTCGCGGGGCTGGAGTCCGCCATCGGGGACTACGTCGTGAACCTGACCCCCGAGATCGACCCCGTGACGGTGGTGGTCGATCTGGTGACCCTGGCCATGCAGGGCAACGACGTCATCCAGGGCATCAGCACCACGCGGGTCGCCGGCAGCTGGCCCCGGCGGGCCGTCCGGCACTACTTCCTCGCCTACAACCGTCGGTACCTGCACGTCGAGATCCCCGAGCAGGAGACCTACCTCGTCTGCCTGACCCGACGGGCGATGAACTCGCTGGCGAACGCCTCGCGCAGCCAGCGATACCTGCGGCACCTGATTCGGCACATCGGCTACCGACTGACCGACTACACGTACGCGACGGCGGACGCCTCGCACCGGGCTCGCTCGATCCGCAACGACGTCATCAAGGGCGCCGAGATGATCACGAGCTACTCCTCGCACCCCCTGAGGTTCGTGACGTTCATCGGGGTCCTGGCCGGTCTGGCGAACCTCCTGTACGCCGTCTACGTCGTCGGGCTACGCCTCTTCCGGTCCGACATCGCCGCGGGCTGGACCACGACGTCCCTGCAGCTGTCAGCCATGTTCTTCGTCTTCTCGCTGATCCTGGCCGTGCAGGCCGAGTACATCGGACGCGTCCTGGCGGAGACCCGCAAGGAGCCGGCGTACTTCATCATGGAAGAGCTCGAGAGCGACACCCTCATCGCCGACCTCGACCGCCGCAACCTGAGCAGCTGAGAGGACCAGCGTTGACCACCGCACTCCCGCTCCCCGGTCAGGTGCCCACGTACCGGGCCGACGTCCTCGCTCCGCGCGCGCACCGCTACTGCGTCGTCGTGTTCGTCATCAACGAGGGCGAGAAGATCCGGCAGCAGCTCACCCGCATGGTCCCGCTCACGGAGCAGGTGGACGTGGTCGTGGCGGACGGCGGGAGCACCGACGGTTCGCTGGACCTGCCCTACCTCGGCGAGCAGCGGGTGCGCGCCCTGCTGACCAAGACGGGGCCCGGCAAGCTGAGCGCGCAGATGCGGATGGCCTTCGCCTGGGCCTTGGGCGAGGGCTACGAGGGCGTCGTGGTGATCGACGGGAACGGCAAGGACGGCGTGGAGGCCGTGCCTGAGTTCGTGCGGCTGCTGGATCAGGGGTACGACCACATCCAGGGGTCTCGCTTCATCCCGGGCGGGCAGGCGGTCAACACGCCGCTGGTCCGGCTCGTGTCCGTCCGGTTGCTGCACGCCCCCGCCATCAGCCTGGCCGCGGGACGCCGGCACACCGACACGACCAACGGCTTCCGGGCCTACAGCTCCCGACTCCTGACGGACCCCGAGGTGGCGGTGTTCCGCGACGTGTTCGTCACCTACGAGCTGCACTACCACCTGGCCGTCGAGGCATCGCGCCTGCCGCGGTTCAGGGCGGTGGAGACGCCCGTGAGCCGCACCTACCCGCCGCACGGGAAGACCCCGACCAAGATCAGCCCGGTCAGGGGCAATGCGCACGTGCTCGGTGTGCTGTTCAAGGCGGTCACCGGCCGCTACCGGTACCGGCCGACGGCCGCGGCGACGGACCAGCCGCGATGAGCGGCACGGGCGACGCCCTGGTGGGGTGGACCGGCTTCGTCGGCGGCAACCTCTCCCGTCAGCACGACTTCGCCCACCGCTACGCCTCGGCCACGGCACCCGAGATGGCGGGACACCGTTTCGATCGCGTGGTGTTCTCCGCGGCGCGGGCGGAGAAGTGGCGCATCAACCAGGACCCCGTGACCGACCGGGCGCACATCGAGGACCTCAAGCGCATCCTGTCGTCGTTCAGGGCAGAGCGGCTCGTGCTCGTCTCCACCGTCGACGTCTACGCGAAGCCCGTCGGAGTGGACGAGACCACGCCGCTGCCGGCGCCAGGGCTCCACCCCTACGGCGCGCACCGGTTCGAGCTCGAGGAGTTCGCCCGCAGCCGCTTCGACAACGTGCTCGTCGTCCGCCTACCCGGCCTGTTCGGGCCCGGGATCAAGAAGAACGTGATCTTCGACCTGCTGACCGGCAACAACCTGTCGGCGATAGACCACCGGGGCAGCTTCCAGTACTACGACCTGAGGCGCCTGTGGGCGGACATCGGCGTCGCGCTGGATGCCGGGTTCCCCCTGGTGAACTTCGCCACCGAACCCGTCACGACGGGGAAGGTCGCCCAGGAGTGCTTCGACCTGGACTTCCGCAACGAGCCGCCGGGCTCGTCCCCGGGCACGTACGACGTCCGGTCGGTGCACGCCGACGCCTTCGGAGGCCACGGCGGCTACCTGCAGTCGGCGGACCAGGTGCTGGCGGACCTGCGGTCCTTCGTCCTCGATGAGCGGAGCCGCTAATGGCGCTCGCCGTCTCGAACATCGCCTGGGAGGCGGCCGAGGAACCGATCGTGGCGGCCGAGCTCGCTCGGCTGGGCGTCCAGGCCGTCGAGGTCGCGCCGACCAAGGTGTTCGCGGACCCGCTGCGGGTGTCGGACGCGGAGGTCGCCGGCTACCGGCAGTTCTGGGCCGATCACGGCGTCCGCGTGGTGGCGTTCCAGTCGATGCTCTTCGGTCATCCCGAGCTGACCGTCTTCGACGGGGCGCAGACGCGCGCTGCCACGACGGCCCACCTGGTCGGGTTCCTCGACCTCGCGGAACGGCTGGACGCCGGCGTGCTGGTCTTCGGGTCGCCGCGCAACCGACGGGTCCCCGACGCGATGACGGCGGAGCAGGTCGACGACATCGCTGTCGCGTTCTTCAGCGACCTGGGTCGGGAGGCGGCCGAGCGCGGCGTCCTGCTGTGCATCGAGCCCAACCCACCTGCCTACGACTGCAACTTCGTGACGACTGCGGGCGAGGGTGCGGCGCTGGTCGCCGCCGTCGACTCCCCCGGCTTCGGGTTGCACCTGGACGCGGCGGGCATGACGCTGGCCGGGGACGACGTCCACGCAGCGATCACCGCAGCGCCCGGTCTGCGGCACTTCCACGTCAGCGCACCCCAGCTGGGTGAGCCGGAGGAGGACGTCGTGGACCACGCGTCAGCCGCACGCGCGCTGGGTGAGGTCGGCTACGCCCACCACGTGTCCATCGAGATGCGCTCCGTGCCCGGCGGGGACACCGTGGACCGGGTGGCGCGCGCCGTGGGTCTGGCGCGCCGGCACTACGGTGCGCTGGTCTGAGCCGCGCCGTACATCGAGCGCCGGGCCACGAAGTTCCAGACGTAGACGACCGCGGTCGCCAGGGCCTTGGACCACAGGTAGAACAGCCCCAGCCGGTCGGTGAGCAGCCACATCAGCCCGTCCAGCAGGAAGAGCCCAACCAGGCCGATGGCTGCGAAGAGCAGGAAGCGAGCACCAGCGTGGACGATCTTCGGCGACGAGAACACGTAGCGCTCGCTGAGCACGTAGGTGACGACCAACCCGCAGAGGAAGCCGGCCGTGGCCCCGACCAGGTGGTTGACTCCGAGCCCGCTGGTGAGGGCGACGAGTACGCCGACGTCAACGAGCAGGCCGACCGCAGCCACCCCGAAGTAGTCGCGGACCTGCCGCACGACGTCGCTGTGGCGCTGGAGCACGGCCGGCACGCTCACGCCGCGCAGCGGTAGAGGCCGATGCCGGCCGCCCGCTCGATCGGCGCGCAGCTGATGCCAGCCTGCTGCAACGGGACCAGCAGGTCGTCCTTGGCGGGCCGCGGACCGCTCAGCAGGCAGCCACTGCCCTCGCGGCGGAAGTAGTCCACGGCCCGCGCCTGGTAGGCCGGCATGTTGTCGCGGACCTGCTGCAGCCACGATTGCGACCCCAGCCCCGAGCGCGTGGGCACCAGGCCCTCGAGCTCGATCCCGAGTCGGTCCCTGGCGACGTACATCTGCGCAGCAGGCTGGTAGCTGTAGGCCGTGTAGGTGGCGCTGCAGGCCGCATCCCCGGCCGCCAGGACCCGGCCGACCTCCTCCTGCCGGCGCGCCGCACCGTAGAAGGCCACGCCGAGCACCCCCGCGACGGAGGCGGCCACCAGACCGACGGCCAGCAGTCGCACGACCGTGGACCGGT
This DNA window, taken from Angustibacter luteus, encodes the following:
- a CDS encoding DNA topoisomerase IV subunit A; translated protein: MARRSSPTPPPEDYTERIVDIDVQNEMQDSFLEYAYSVIYSRALPDARDGLKPVQRRILYSMSEMGLRPERGHVKSSRVVGEVMGKFHPHGDGAIYDALVRMAQPFSLRLPVVDGHGNFGSPDDGPAAMRYTEARLAPAALLMTASLDEATVEFVPNYDDQLTQPEVLPAAYPNLLVNGASGIAVGMATNMAPHNLVEVIGAARHLIAHPDATLDDLMRFVPGPDLPTGGRIVGLDGIREAYETGRGTFRTRATARVEAITPRRKGIVVTELPYTVGPEKVREKIVDLARAKKIQGIADVVDLTDRSHGLRLVIEVKNGFNPDAVLEQLYKLTPMEDSFGINNVALVDGQPRTLGLRELLRVYVDFRIDVVRRRSQFRLARREERLHLVEGLLVAILDIDEVIAIIRSSDDADTARTRLTQVFDLSTQQAEYILELRLRRLTKFSRIELEKEAEELRRQIEELRAVLGDEGALRRVVSDELAEVAKAHGTPRRTVLLASAGAPATAATPLEVADDPCWVLLSSTGLLARTASDEPLPHSGERHQHDSILAAIRTTARGEVALVTSRGRARRLSVLELPSLPPTNGSPSLAGGAPLGAFVDLPAGERVLTLSSLDAGSVGLALGTAHGVVKRVVPDHPGGREEWELIGLKDGDEVVGAVELATEAVELCFITSDAQLLHFPAASVRPQGRPAGGMAGVKLGAGATAVWFGAVDPAADAVVVTVAGSTGALPGTEPGAVKVTPWSEYPGKGRATGGVRCHRFLRGEDTLILGWAGATPARASAANGSALELPAATGKRDGSGVPAPAPIAAVTAPAGPVSPAN
- a CDS encoding DNA topoisomerase IV subunit B; translated protein: MSAQPAARRRTVTEGDYTARHLSVLEGLEAVRKRPGMYIGSTDSRGLMHCLWEIIDNAVDEALAGVCHRIEVTLHADGSVEVHDDGRGIPVDIEPRTGLSGVEVVFTKLHAGGKFGGSSYTATGGLHGVGASVVNALSSRLDVHVERGGKVHSMSFRRGEPGTFKDGTAQPSPDAAFEPFVSRSELHVGRGKRGVTGTRIRYWSDPQVFLSEAEFTYDDLVTRARQTSYLVPGLALVIRDERRLPGTPGADGPHEEVFHHDGGITEYVEFLAHDTSVTDVWRLHGTGRFHETVPVLDERGHMTATEVERECEVDIALRWGIGYDTHVRSFVNIIATPKGGTHLAGFETALIKTFRKQIESNARRLKAGNDKVDKDDVLAGLTAVVTVRLAEPQFEGQTKEVLGTNAVRGIVSRVVEKELTELLTSTKRGAKQQSALLLEKVVAEMKTRISARLHKETQRRKNALETSSLPSKLADCRTTDLERSELFIVEGDSALGTAKLARSSDFQALLPIRGKILNVQKASVADMLKNAECASIIQVVGAGSGRSFDLEARRYGRIVLMTDADVDGAHIRTLLLTLFFRYMRPLVDEGRVYAAVPPLHRVEIVNPGSKKNEVVYTYSETELRTLLKQLEKKGKRYKEPIQRYKGLGEMDADQLAETTMDPRHRTLRRVTVPDAERAERVFELLMGSDVAPRKDFLVEGAADLDRERIDA
- a CDS encoding sugar phosphate isomerase/epimerase family protein translates to MALAVSNIAWEAAEEPIVAAELARLGVQAVEVAPTKVFADPLRVSDAEVAGYRQFWADHGVRVVAFQSMLFGHPELTVFDGAQTRAATTAHLVGFLDLAERLDAGVLVFGSPRNRRVPDAMTAEQVDDIAVAFFSDLGREAAERGVLLCIEPNPPAYDCNFVTTAGEGAALVAAVDSPGFGLHLDAAGMTLAGDDVHAAITAAPGLRHFHVSAPQLGEPEEDVVDHASAARALGEVGYAHHVSIEMRSVPGGDTVDRVARAVGLARRHYGALV
- a CDS encoding FAD-dependent oxidoreductase; the encoded protein is MGGGHPYDGRPATTSAYPNGSALTDHRDEAVVVGGGFYGLRVALFLRQRLGFRHVRVFEMLDSVMERASYVNQARVHNGYHYPRSILTAYRSRVNFPGFVDEYRDAVVDDFDHYYAIARAHSKVNARQFELFCTRIGAAWRPAPTPIAAMFHPGRIERSYAVREPAFDARVLRELLLDRISRAGGIDISLGDEVSSIAALPDGRVLLEASSGSYTADRVVGAGYSRINVLHRSSHLEQVALQHEISEMALVELPPALRGLGLTVMDGPFFSVMPFPSRGLHTLSHVRFTPRYRWRDGSGQPALDPQAVFSMADRTSGFTGMRADVIRYVPALAAMRQVDSLREVKTVLAKSDLDDSRPILYRPDHGIANYTCIMGGKLDNIYDVLSELEHDSVSA
- a CDS encoding NAD-dependent epimerase/dehydratase family protein, which codes for MSGTGDALVGWTGFVGGNLSRQHDFAHRYASATAPEMAGHRFDRVVFSAARAEKWRINQDPVTDRAHIEDLKRILSSFRAERLVLVSTVDVYAKPVGVDETTPLPAPGLHPYGAHRFELEEFARSRFDNVLVVRLPGLFGPGIKKNVIFDLLTGNNLSAIDHRGSFQYYDLRRLWADIGVALDAGFPLVNFATEPVTTGKVAQECFDLDFRNEPPGSSPGTYDVRSVHADAFGGHGGYLQSADQVLADLRSFVLDERSR
- a CDS encoding DUF7455 domain-containing protein; protein product: MTSTLATSPLTAADRCDRCGAQAYVRVMLLSGGELLFCAHHGREHAPALTSAAATIQDESERLRETPAVAPEDER
- a CDS encoding glycosyltransferase family 2 protein, which translates into the protein MTTALPLPGQVPTYRADVLAPRAHRYCVVVFVINEGEKIRQQLTRMVPLTEQVDVVVADGGSTDGSLDLPYLGEQRVRALLTKTGPGKLSAQMRMAFAWALGEGYEGVVVIDGNGKDGVEAVPEFVRLLDQGYDHIQGSRFIPGGQAVNTPLVRLVSVRLLHAPAISLAAGRRHTDTTNGFRAYSSRLLTDPEVAVFRDVFVTYELHYHLAVEASRLPRFRAVETPVSRTYPPHGKTPTKISPVRGNAHVLGVLFKAVTGRYRYRPTAAATDQPR
- a CDS encoding DUF456 domain-containing protein, whose product is MTPLDVLLALVILVGLAGVVVPVLPGLVLVLGAVLVWSLERQDATGWVVLAVVTVLFAVGQVAKYLLPGRRLREAGVPASTMLAGAALGIVGFFVVPVVGLFLGFVLGVYLAELARTRTHADAWPSTVHALKAAGWSMLIELAAGLLMTAAWVAGLLVA
- a CDS encoding GtrA family protein; protein product: MSVPAVLQRHSDVVRQVRDYFGVAAVGLLVDVGVLVALTSGLGVNHLVGATAGFLCGLVVTYVLSERYVFSSPKIVHAGARFLLFAAIGLVGLFLLDGLMWLLTDRLGLFYLWSKALATAVVYVWNFVARRSMYGAAQTSAP
- a CDS encoding glycosyltransferase produces the protein MRSPVEGKVDAFVSVIAVLDDEVRDPVAFLASLHEVVQANYTNYEVVAVLNGLSAERIPQIRALLSTLPCIRVLRLSRSFGVDTAIFAGLESAIGDYVVNLTPEIDPVTVVVDLVTLAMQGNDVIQGISTTRVAGSWPRRAVRHYFLAYNRRYLHVEIPEQETYLVCLTRRAMNSLANASRSQRYLRHLIRHIGYRLTDYTYATADASHRARSIRNDVIKGAEMITSYSSHPLRFVTFIGVLAGLANLLYAVYVVGLRLFRSDIAAGWTTTSLQLSAMFFVFSLILAVQAEYIGRVLAETRKEPAYFIMEELESDTLIADLDRRNLSS